A genome region from Streptomyces antimycoticus includes the following:
- a CDS encoding aromatic-ring hydroxylase C-terminal domain-containing protein → MPVPYGVSTHSVNVLRRVTAECLWAVGDSGGRPRRQRAASRVRRSARPASDGGSLREAARPRPCSGGGPARSTRGELQRAGGFLLIREKGAPRVDTAMAQAQRTDSGPALLVRPDGYIAWAGPDVRTNGPDGWYTAWRAWTGPSAEAVHARR, encoded by the coding sequence ATGCCGGTACCGTACGGAGTGAGTACTCACTCCGTCAATGTGTTGCGACGCGTCACAGCGGAGTGCCTGTGGGCGGTGGGGGATTCCGGCGGACGACCGCGCCGTCAGCGCGCGGCGAGCAGAGTGCGGCGCAGCGCGCGGCCCGCCTCGGACGGTGGGTCGTTGCGCGAGGCGGCGAGGCCGAGGCCGTGCAGCGGCGGTGGGCCGGCGAGATCGACCCGGGGCGAACTCCAGCGGGCCGGTGGCTTTCTGCTGATCCGCGAAAAGGGCGCGCCGCGCGTCGACACCGCGATGGCCCAGGCCCAGCGCACCGACTCCGGCCCCGCCCTGCTCGTCCGCCCCGACGGCTATATCGCCTGGGCCGGACCCGACGTCCGTACGAACGGTCCCGACGGCTGGTACACCGCGTGGCGGGCCTGGACCGGCCCGTCGGCCGAAGCGGTGCACGCCCGGCGCTGA